In the genome of Nymphaea colorata isolate Beijing-Zhang1983 chromosome 9, ASM883128v2, whole genome shotgun sequence, one region contains:
- the LOC126409203 gene encoding uncharacterized protein LOC126409203, translating into MVNSNRLSMSLSNASCAEQFDKSPLATLQFPVLITTTASLFSVAATLTTLQSPLATLQFPVLITTTASLFSVAATLATLQFPVLITTTASLFSVAATLATLQFPVLITTTASLFSVAATLATLQSPLATLQFPVLITTTASLFSVAATLATLQSPLATLQFPVLITTTASLFSVAVTLATLQSPILITTTASFKFSVAATLATLQSLLATLQLPIHSDHHHRLLPVLLRLLLSSLYLTPT; encoded by the exons ATGGTTAACTCTAACCGGTTGTCAATGTCTCTTTCTAATGCTTCATGTGCTGAACAATTTGATAAG TCCCCTCTCGCTACTCTTCAGTTCCCTGTTCTGATCACCACCACCGCCTCCTTATTCTCAGTGGCTGCCACTCTCACTACTCTTCAGTCCCCTCTCGCTACTCTTCAGTTCCCTGTTTTGATCACCACCACCGCCTCCTTATTCTCAGTGGCTGCCACTCTCGCTACTCTTCAGTTCCCTGTTCTGATCACCACCACAGCCTCCTTATTCTCAGTGGCTGCAACTCTCGCTACTCTTCAGTTCCCTGTTCTGATCACCACCACCGCCTCCTTATTCTCAGTGGCTGCCACTCTCGCTACTCTTCAGTCCCCTCTCGCTACTCTTCAGTTCCCTGTTCTGATCACCACCACCGCCTCCTTATTCTCAGTGGCTGCCACTCTCGCTACTCTTCAGTCCCCTCTCGCTACTCTTCAGTTCCCTGTTCTGATCACCACCACCGCCTCCTTATTCTCAGTGGCTGTCACTCTCGCTACTCTTCAGTCCCCTATTCTAATCACCACCACCGCCTCCTTTAAATTCTCAGTGGCTGCCACTCTGGCTACTCTTCAGTCCCTTCTCGCTACTCTTCAATTACCTATTCATTCTGATCACCACCACCGCCTCCTTCCCGTCCTTCTTCGGCTGCTTCTTTCATCTTTATATCTCACGCCCAcataa
- the LOC116260321 gene encoding nucleolar protein 56-like, translating into MALYLLYESASGFSLFHAQGIDEIGHNTDAVRESIMDLNRFGKVVTLTAFQPFSSAPDALKQCNSISENMLTDELRNFLELNLPKVKEGKKAKFSLGVYEAKLGSQILEITGIPCQSSDFVLEILRGIRLHFERFIKALKQSDLEKAQLGLAHSYSRAKVKFNVNRIDNMVIQAIFLIDTLDKDINLFSMRIREWYSWHFPELAKIINDNYLYAKVVKLIKDKSSLKEDSVSELADAIGDEDKAKEIFVAASQSMGQELSVVDLMNVQLFAQKVMDLSEFRKELYEYLVTKMKDIAPNLASLIGEMVGARLISHAGSLTNLAKCPASTLQILGAEKALFRALKTRGNTPKYGLIFHSSFIGRASARNKGRLARYLANKCSIASRIDCFSDTNSNIFGEKLREQVEERLDFYDKGVAPRKNADVMKAAIDDMLNKKTEDLEDAEGMNDLSEKSAKVAEKKSKKKNKKETRGEEDVQVQEAMNLADGVVSGEPESQKKKKKKDEKRKRGADEAVTLNGVADGQVELEQNGTAKKKTKKKGGEKEEANEHTPEAKSEKKKKKKKKVDEE; encoded by the exons ATGGCGCTCTACCTTCTCTACGAGTCGGCCTccggtttctctctcttccatgcGCAGGGCATAGATGAAATAGGCCACAACACGGACGCCGTCCGGGAGTCCATTATGGACCTCAACCGCTTCGGCAAGGTGGTGACGCTCACAGCTTTCCAGCCATTCTCATCTGCCCCCGACGCCCTGAAGCAGTGCAACTCAATCTCTGAAA ACATGTTAACTGACGAGCTAAGAAACTTTCTGGAGCTTAACCTGCCAAAAGTTAAGGAGGGAAAGAAGGCGAAGTTCAGTTTAGGTGTTTATGAGGCAAAGCTCGGTTCACAGATTCTTGAAATTACGGGCATCCCTTGCCAATCCAGTGATTTTGTGCTTGAAATCTTGCGCGGCATCCGCCTACACTTTGAGCGATTCATCAAGGCCCTTAAA CAATCAGACTTGGAGAAAGCTCAACTGGGTCTTGCACATAGTTACAGTCGAGCAAAGGTCAAGTTCAACGTCAATAGAATTGACAATATGGTCATTCAGGCAATTTTCCTCATAGACACTCTAGACAAGGATATTAACCTGTTCTCCATGAGAATCAG GGAATGGTATTCATGGCACTTCCCGGAACTTGCTAAGATCATCAATGATAATTATCTGTATGCAAAAGTTGTAAAGCTCATAAAAGACAAATCTTCCCTAAAAGAAGATTCTGTTTCTGAGCTAGCTGATGCTATTGGCGATGAAGACAAAGCCAAAGAGATTTTTGTGGCAGCATCTCAGTCTATGG GGCAGGAATTATCTGTTGTCGACCTGATGAATGTTCAACTATTTGCTCAAAAGGTGATGGACCTGTCTGAATTCAGAAAGGAACTTTATGAATATCTTGTAACCAAAATGAAGGATATTGCACCAAATTTAGCTTCTTTAATTGGTGAAATGGTTGGTGCCCGGTTGATTTCTCATGCTGGTAGCCTTACAAATTTGGCCAAGTGTCCTGCGTCTACTCTTCAAATACTTGGTGCAGAAAAGGCACTTTTTAG GGCATTGAAAACCCGAGGAAATACCCCCAAGTATGGTCTTATCTTTCATTCCTCCTTTATTGGTCGTGCATCTGCTCGGAACAAGGGTCGGTTGGCTCGATACCTTGCAAACAAGTGTTCCATTGCATCCCGTATAGATTGCTTTTCAG ATACAAACAGCAATATCTTTGGTGAGAAGCTCCGGGAACAGGTTGAGGAGAGATTAGACTTTTATGACAAGGGAGTTGCTCCACGAAAGAATGCTGATGTAATGAAAGCTGCTATTGACGACATGCTCAACAAAAAGACTGAAGATTTAGAAG ATGCGGAAGGGATGAATGATCTCTCTGAGAAATCCGCTAAAGttgcagaaaagaaaagtaagaagaagaataagaaggaGACTAGGGGTGAGGAGGATGTTCAAGTGCAGGAGGCAATGAATTTAGCTGATGGGGTTGTTTCAGGGGAGCCAGAatcacagaaaaagaaaaagaaaaaggatgaaaagcGCAAGAGGGGGGCAGATGAAGCGGTCACATTGAACGGAGTTGCTGATGGTCAGGTTGAATTGGAGCAGAATGGAACCGccaagaagaagacgaaaaaGAAGGGAGGTGAAAAGGAGGAAGCCAATGAACACACCCCGGAGGCGAAGagcgagaaaaagaaaaagaagaagaagaaggtggatgAAGAATGA
- the LOC116260991 gene encoding uncharacterized protein LOC116260991 has translation MQIRVRCNCEKGNCPEWAIFELQGVVETQPSFQGQLQNLEIGRLCRPSQGTYTFTLGYHELSGTKVPLKKPMLVMKKTQDKQANDSTGCSHSGAELEVVGIIRHRILFKTRPKALISRPPTKVRKTSATSVPAS, from the exons ATGCAGATACGGGTGAGATGCAACTGCGAGAAGGGGAACTGCCCGGAGTGGGCGATCTTTGAGTTGCAGGGAGTCGTCGAGACTCAACCTTCGTTCCAGGGCCAGCTCCAGAACCTCGAGATCGGACGCCTTTGTCGCCCTTCACAG GGGACATATACTTTCACACTGGGTTATCATGAACTCTCTGGGACAAAAGTGCCTCTAAAGAAGCCAATGCTAGTGATGAAGAAAACCCAAGATAAGCAAGCTAATGATAGCACGGGCTGTAGTCACTCAGGAGCAGAATTGGAAGTCGTAGGCATTATCAGGCATCGCATTCTTTTCAAGACCAGACCGAAGGCCTTGATATCTA GGCCACCCACCAAGGTAAGGAAGACCAGTGCTACAAGTGTACCAGCTAGTTGA